One region of Gossypium raimondii isolate GPD5lz chromosome 6, ASM2569854v1, whole genome shotgun sequence genomic DNA includes:
- the LOC105773585 gene encoding uncharacterized protein LOC105773585 — translation MEGGSPDQESVGSGTKRSSVSSGSKSRNHKEFLYRLVDCETFTANLEDWFQSLYEKSAQMKPVFDVPFELIDLQKFDYALEGVSFQQLIRMPNAVYASTSDSAEATAYLAVEDFLHATVKGLWEAFWSQDEPMPFSVACLYKENLKFYQAENAIASGRLGSLCASGVLLKNPRHPHGKWDNLLELALLRSGIQSLVGESEQQPSLHVLGEALFYALRMLISRSLSRQNLPLSSNSAFVLLVDSQYGGVVKVEGDVNKMDFDVNNVYKCAAEWIQRHARIAVSPVDRIWNKLGNANWGDIGALQVTFATFYCIMQFAGLPKHSIEDLAADHGCRLQTRRLERQLGDTRVNGSGLFRFQQHGVSPEIVEVQDESVKLESESLKLEVGSVLWLEDSNWERGYHINQIRSNGELPYYIASPVEDPGKSLFLYVGSHPSQLEPAWEDMNLWYLVQRQTKVLTIMKQKGLSGKYLPQLSASGRIIHPGQCRRPSSGGNCDHPWCGTPILVTSPVGETVADMVSEGHFGVDEAIRCCHDCLSALSTASSEGIRHGDIRPENVICVRSGESRPYFVLIGWGHAILEDRDRPAMNLHFSSTYALQEGKLCSASDAESLVYMLYFACGGAFPDLDSVEGELQWRETSWSRRLIQQKLGDVSTVLKAFADYVDSLCGTPYPMDYDIWLRRFKRSISEEDHGKEIAASV, via the coding sequence GTGGGTCCCCAGACCAAGAATCAGTTGGGTCTGGTACAAAAAGGTCCAGTGTGTCCTCTGGCAGTAAATCTCGTAATCACAAGGAATTTTTATACAGACTTGTAGATTGTGAAACTTTTACTGCAAATCTTGAAGACTGGTTTCAATCATTATATGAGAAGTCAGCACAGATGAAGCCTGTCTTTGATGTACCTTTTGAGTTAATAGATCTTCAAAAATTTGACTATGCTTTGGAAGGAGTTTCGTTCCAACAGCTTATTCGGATGCCAAATGCTGTTTATGCTTCAACATCTGATTCTGCAGAAGCAACTGCATATCTTGCTGTTGAAGATTTTTTACATGCAACTGTGAAGGGCTTGTGGGAGGCATTTTGGAGTCAAGATGAGCCAATGCCTTTCTCTGTTGCCTGTCTttacaaagaaaatttaaaattttaccaggCAGAGAACGCGATAGCTAGTGGGAGACTTGGAAGTCTCTGTGCTTCTGGTGTATTGCTTAAGAACCCAAGACATCCTCATGGAAAGTGGGACAATCTTCTTGAACTGGCTCTTTTGAGGTCTGGTATTCAAAGCCTTGTTGGGGAAAGCGAACAACAGCCTTCTCTGCATGTCCTAGGTGAGGCTCTTTTCTATGCCTTGCGCATGCTCATATCAAGGAGCTTAAGCAGACAGAATCTTCCTCTCAGTTCAAATTCTGCCTTTGTTCTTCTTGTTGATTCTCAATATGGTGGCGTTGTTAAAGTTGAAGGAGATGTAaataaaatggattttgatgTGAATAATGTCTATAAGTGTGCTGCTGAGTGGATACAAAGGCATGCCAGAATTGCTGTATCTCCAGTTGATAGGATCTGGAACAAGCTTGGGAATGCCAACTGGGGAGATATTGGTGCTTTGCAAGTAACTTTTGCAACATTTTACTGTATTATGCAGTTTGCTGGTCTGCCTAAGCACTCCATTGAAGATTTAGCTGCCGACCATGGTTGTCGCCTCCAAACAAGGAGACTGGAGAGGCAGTTGGGGGATACCAGAGTGAATGGAAGTGGTTTATTTAGGTTCCAGCAGCATGGTGTCTCTCCCGAAATTGTTGAAGTTCAGGATGAATCTGTCAAGCTTGAGTCTGAGTCGCTGAAGCTGGAAGTAGGATCTGTATTATGGTTGGAGGATTCAAACTGGGAAAGAGGTTATCATATTAACCAAATCAGGAGTAATGGTGAGCTTCCTTATTACATTGCTTCACCAGTTGAAGACCCAGGAAAGTCTCTCTTTCTCTACGTGGGTTCTCATCCTTCTCAGCTGGAACCAGCATGGGAAGATATGAATTTGTGGTATCTAGTTCAGAGACAAACCAAGGTATTGACTATTATGAAACAGAAAGGCCTATCTGGCAAATATCTACCTCAATTGAGTGCATCTGGAAGGATTATTCATCCTGGTCAGTGCCGGAGACCCAGTTCAGGTGGAAACTGTGATCACCCTTGGTGTGGCACCCCGATTCTTGTGACCAGCCCAGTTGGTGAAACTGTTGCTGATATGGTTAGTGAAGGTCATTTTGGTGTGGATGAGGCTATCAGGTGCTGTCATGACTGTTTATCTGCTCTTTCTACTGCCTCATCAGAAGGCATTAGGCATGGAGACATTCGACCAGAAAATGTGATCTGTGTAAGATCTGGTGAAAGTCGTCCCTATTTTGTCCTTATTGGTTGGGGACATGCTATTTTAGAAGATAGGGACCGCCCTGCAATGAACCTTCATTTTTCATCTACTTATGCTTTACAGGAGGGAAAGTTGTGCTCAGCATCAGATGCTGAGAGCCTGGTTTACATGCTTTATTTTGCATGTGGAGGTGCTTTCCCTGATCTTGATTCTGTTGAAGGGGAACTACAGTGGAGAGAGACGTCATGGTCTAGGAGGTTGATTCAGCAGAAATTGGGTGATGTCTCTACTGTATTGAAAGCATTTGCCGATTATGTTGACAGCTTGTGCGGAACGCCTTATCCTATGGATTATGATATATGGTTAAGAAGGTTTAAGAGGAGTATTAGTGAGGAGGATCACGGAAAGGAAATTGCTGCATCTGTCTAG